CAGCAGCTGTGAGGTGAGCCCTCAGTCCCCCAACCGCACTGCCTGTCCCCACCCATCGCCACACTGTTCATGTCTCTGACCTAAGTCAAACCCTGGCTCCCTCTTGCCTCTGTACTACCGACCTGCCACCCCGGACCTGACCACACCTCCACTTTCCCTTCTCAGTCTGTGGTCTGTGTCCCTCCTTCCAGAGGTCATTTTCAGCCTCCAGTAGCTCTGCCCTTAAGGCTTTGGCGTGGGAGATACCAGGCATTCCCACCAGAGGGCAGGAGCAAGCTGTCTCCGGAGCAGCGGCCTGGAGACTTCTGgcggaagggaggggagggagccctAGGGAAGATCTGGTGAGGAGAAGGGGCCTCCTGATTTTACACCTGAGACCTGGTATGACCTTGAGTCCTGGTGTGACTACTCTGGCCTGTAAGCATTAAAGGtgccctaccccccacccccacccctgcctccccactccacccccaccgTGTCCCTGCAGCTCCGCTCAGCGGGAGCCCAGGCTTTGCAGGAGCAGCTGGGGGCTGTCACCTGTGTGGGCAGCCTGGATCTGTCAGACAATGGTGAGTGGGGGTGCTTCCCTTCCTGGAGGCCGGGTGGGGACAGGGGTCTGGAGTGTTGGGGAGAAGCCCTGAGGAGACTCTAGGGAACCTCCAGCCTCAAGGCCAGGCCTCTCCCATCTACTGGCCAGGGTTCGACTCAGACCTCCTGACACTGGTGCCCGCGCTTGGCAAGAACAAGTCCCTCAAGCACCTATTCCTGGGCAAGAACTTCAATGTCAAAGCCAAGTGAGGCCTCCTCCCTGTACCCACAGACGCTCGCTCCATCATCCACCTATCTTTTTGGCTCACTGTATTACCTCTGGCCCCCTCCCTGCTCAAGCCACCTCTCTGCTCCTCCAATAGCATaaccccagccccttcccctcctaCTCTGAGCCCCGACTCCCCGCAGGACCCTGGAGGAGATCCTCCACAAGCTGGTGCAGCTGATCCAGGAAGAGGACTGTGTGAGTGCCTGGGCCTGGGAGGGACCTGCAGTGGCAGGGGCTGCTGGCACTGGGCCCAACCCCCCACTTGCCCACACAGTCCCTGCAGTCACTGTCGGTGGCAGACTCCCGGCTGAAGCTTCGCACCAGCATCCTCATCAATGCCCTGGGCAGCAACACCTGCCTGGCTAAGGTGGACCTGAGTGGCAACGGCATGGAGGACATCGGGGCCAAGATGCTGTCTAAGGCCCTGCAGATAAACTCCTCCCTCAGGTGGGGCCCACACCTGGGACTTCTGACCTGGAGCCCCAGCCACCCACACATACATGCTTGCCTCGCTGCTCTGTAGCCCAGCTTCCAGGAGGCCCTCAGTCCCAGAACCATTGcccaggaaaggagggagggctCCAGAGGGGGATTGTGTCCCTGCCCCCTAAGAGGGACCCAGAGGGAGGGATAACAAGCCAGTGCTCACTCTCTCCCCAGAACTATCCTATGGGATCGGAACAATACATCTGCCCTGGGCTTTCTGGACATTGCGAGGGCCCTGGAGAGGTAAGTGGTCCAGGGCTCTGCCTGACCCGCACCCCCAGCCTCGCTGTGCCTGGACCAGGCCTGAACCTCGCCAGTCCCACCCCAGCCTGCTTAACCTATTTGCACAGAAATATTAGGAGGGCCAGATGAGGGAAATGGGCAGAAGGGGGTGGATTTTGGGGAGCAGGggcctctcctcctcacctcttcCCCCTCTCAGCTGTTCTACTGTGTCCCACAGCAACCACACACTGCGCTTCATGTCCTTCCCCGTGAGCGACATCTCCCAAGCCTACCGCAGCGCCCCAGAACGCACCGAGGACGTCTGGCAGAAGGTGGCGGCCTAAGCAGGGTGGAACAGtgaggggcaggggccagcccccatccccaGGCCTGACCCCACCCACCCCGTCATCTCCAGATCCAGTGGTGCTTGGTGAGGAACAACCACTCCCAGACGTGCCCCCAGGAGCAGGCCTTCAGGCTGCAGCAGGGCCTGGTGACCAGCAGCGCCGAGCAAGTAAACATTTCCCTCCGGGACACATGGGGCATGCATGGGGCTTGCAGGGCACAGCTGGGATGTGAtagtgtgtgggggtggggagtttgAAAAGGCATCGTGTGGAGCTCATAACTAGAAGGGGAAAGCGGAAAGATAGGACATTCTGAATTTGGGCCCCAAACAGGAGAGAACATGTGGGCAAACAGCAGGGGGTCTCCAAACAAGGGGTGTACAGACTGTGGGAGCTCCACCGGGCGTTCAAGAAGTGCAtcacaagaagaggagagaataggCCATCCAGAgacatcatcaccaccaccccgTCAGTGCCGGTGCCAGTAGCACTGCCCAAAGGGCACAGAAATGGAGTATCTGGGGTCCCACCTAGGAAGATGAGTGTACGGGGGTCCCCTGTGACACTCCCGCCAACTGTGCTCCAGATGCTGCAGCGGCTGTGTGGACGAGTGCAGGAGGAGGTGCGGGCCCTGAGGCTGTGCCCGCTGGAGCCTGTGCAGGATGAGTTGCTCTATGCTCGGGACCTCATCAAGGACGCCAAGAACTCCCGGGCGGTAAGCCCCCAGCAGCACCCCTTTCCATGACAGTGCAGAGAACCCAAGAAGGCCCGCCATGCTAACCCAGAGTGTCCAGGACCTGTCCCGAGCATCTGCCCTACTGACCAGGGGCCCCCAGGGACCTAGTAAGGCCTAATTCTGGCCTTCTGATCATaaccccttccctccttccacagctGTTTCCCAGCCTCTACGAGCTGGGCCATGTGTTGGCCAACGATGGGCCTGTGCGGCAGAGGCTGGAGTCAGTGGCCAGTGAGGTGTCCAAGGCTGTGGACAAGGAGCTGCAGGCAAGTCCTGAGGAGGGAGCAAGTGTTTACCAAGGCTCTCACCTGAGGTCAGTGCAGGGAGATTACTGGGGGCAAGAAGGAAACACAGAGTTGAGACCACCCACACTGCCACTGTGCCACGCTTTGCTAGAAAACTGGCTTGGATTTTTTTCTGCTAGCTTTGACCTTGACCACTGAACTCCGACCTCTCCCCTCTGGACTCGAACCCTTGAACTGACTCCCCTTTGTCCTTATGGTAGGGTGGCAAGGGCACTGAGCAAGATGTGGGGAAGCCTGAGTGTCCCAGGCTCTGCTGCTAACTGGCCCTGTGACCCCGGCAGGCCCCTCAATCCCACCACAGGGAGCTGGCATGCACAGGCTAGGGTCCCTTCCACTGTGGTGCCAGCCCTGACCCAGCTCCCCTTGGGGCTCTGGCCTCACTTCCCCCACTCTAGGTGATCCTGGAGTCGATGGTCAGCTTAACACAGGAGTTATGCCCCGTGGCCATGCGGGTGGCCGAGGGCCACAACAAGATGCTGAGCAATGTGGCCGAGCGTGTCACCGTGCCCCGGAACTTCATCCGAGGGGCGCTGCTGGAGCAGGCGGGGCAGGACATTCAGAACAAGCTGGAGTGAGAGGCGGGGATGGgcgcggggggggggtggggggggtgttGGGAGGGGTGCTGGATTCAGCCCAGGGCACTTAGGGACTTTGGGCCCAGCTACCAGCAATTAATAATGAATGGCGCAATCTCCATTACAAGGGATAAATCTTTAACCAACTGCAACTTTGCTATTTAGGGTCTGACTGATCTTTGCCCTAGAAATCTAAGTGCTGAGTCTGGGTTTAGGAGGCAGGGCAGCGCACACACaggggtacacacacacacgcacacgcacacagcCACACAGCCACACATAGACAACAAGAATCACCTCCCAGAAACAAAGTTCAGCCTTCTCAGAGGCAGGGACAGAGAAAAACGATGTGAATCGTGGTGCATGGACTACCCTCTCTCCCCTGAGTTCTCCTTACCCACTGGAGCTCTTTCATTCCGGATGCCACCACTCgccaaagcaaaggaaaattatTGCACATACGTGCAACGGCCTGGTTCAAGAAGCGCTGGTGTGTGCTCTTACAGCAGAGACCAGCAGCGTTCACTCAGTACCCCAATTTACCCAGCTCTGCTCCACTGCAGCTCCAGGGGACTGACCCGGAGCCCTCTTgctcctctttctcctcagttCCTCCTTACCCACTCTCCTCACCCACACACACCTAGACTAGGGGCCAGTGGGTGGGACTGGGTATGCCCTTGTGGAGACATGAGTGTGGTGAACCTAAGGGGTCTCCTCCAGCAGCCGTGTTCTCTGTGGACGACCAGGCTAGCTCGCCTGCACCCTCAGGCATCTGGGGAAGATGGGCTGAGGCtcagtggggggaggggggctgagCAGCCTCCCCTGTGCCCACAGTGAAGTGAAGCTCTCAGTCGTCACCTACTTGACCAACTCCATAGTGGACGAGATCCTGCAGGAGCTGTACCACTCCCACAAGAGCCTGGTAAGGCTTCTGAaccccagccaggcccaggcaTGCCCTGCACCCCGCTCAGCCCATTCCCCCAACCACCCCTCCCCATCAAGGCCCTGGGCGGTGGGCAGCTTCCTTGGGATCCTATTCACACCTGTCCTTCCCCAGGCCAGGCACCTGGCCCAGCTAAGGACACTGTCAGATCCACCAGGGGGGCCAGGCCAAGGGCAGGATCTGTCCTCCCGGGGCCGAGGCCGGAACCATGACCACGAGGAGACCACAGATGATGAACTTGGCACCAACATCGTGAGCACCCCCAACCCTCCACTCCCCTCCTTAAGCTAGGCCTGCCCCGAACCTGCAGAACACTGTCCCCTCCTGCTTCTCTGGACTCTACTCCCTGCCCTCACTGGGCCTGGTCTCATCCACCAGCCCGGATCCAACCCAGTCTCTTCCTTCGTCCCAGTGCCTCAACcgcctgaggagagggaggcaggacagaCCTAAAGAGAAGGCTTTATGAGGAATGGGAGGCTCCAGGTGAGGCTCCTGGGACTTGTGACCTGGCCCAACCATCCAATCCGTCTCCATTTCTGTAGGACACCATGGCCATCAAAAAGCAGAAACGCTGCCGCAAGATCCGGCCGGTGTCTGCCTTCATCAGTGAGTCCCCCGGCCTCAATTCTAATGTCCTCCAGGTCCCCAGACCTTTCCCAGAccctggatttctttcttttttctctgttcaaacaggctgcttcctccctgtctctcctgCTAGTCCCTCTAACACTGCTGTCCCCACAGGTGGGAGCCCTCAGGACATGGAAAGCCAGCTGGGGAGCCTGGGGACCCCCCCTGGCTGGTTCTCAGGACTCGGGAGCAGCCAGCCCACAGCTAGTGGCTCCTGGGAAGGTTTATCCGAACTGCCCACTCACGGCTATAAACTAAGGCATCAAACACAGGGCAGGCCTCGGCCCCCCAGGACCACCCCTCCAGGACCTGGTCGGCCCAATGTGAGTCCCTAAGACCTCGAAAGAGAACCAACTTGACTTCACAATGCCGGCGCCAGGGGTGCTGGCTTTAGGATGCAAATGCCAGAGGCACCAGCCTTGGGGTATCGGGCAGGGGCCCAGGAAGGCCACCAAACAGAGGCGGATTATCCAGCTTGGATGGGAGCTAGACCTTGTCACAGACAGGAAATCTCTGTCTGCCAGACAGTGGCAGTTCTCATTTTGGTGAAGGATAGAGCCAAGAGCCACCATGCTTAGGCAATGCCCAGGTGGACTGAAGTCTAAATTTCCATGGGGCCAAGAGGAGGCAAGTCCAGTGCAAAGGGGAAGGCCCTCAGTGGATGGGAGGGGCTTCCTGACCCAGATGAGATAGCCTACAGACCTTCCTCCCAGCAGGTGCCAGTACCTGGGACACGTCAGGAGAACGGGATGGCCACCCGCCTGGATGAGGGGCTGGAGGACTTCTTCAGCCGAAGGGTCATGGATGAAAGTTCCAGGTGTGGCACCTAGACACGCTCCCGTTTTCAGCAAGCCCCAAGGACCGGGAAGGACTCCTGTGTCCTCCCAGCTCCCACAGAGGCCTCTCCAGTGGCAGTGCCCCAAAGCCAGTCTCCCTGGGACATTTCCCCCACATTCTCATTCTTCTCCACCCTGCCCTTAGCTCCCATGCTCTCTGAATCTTCTCAGGACAGCAGAAAAGGATGAGACCAGGGTGAACCACGACAGTGGGATggtggggacagggtgggggACGGGGAGGCGGCAGGCCCTGGGATGGGATGACAGTGGTAAGAGGCCTGGAGGGTGTGTTCTCTGTCACTGTCCTGCACAGACTCCCCAGCATCTGTCCAGAAAGAACTGGGTCACTtggagaggtggagagaagaagagggGGAGAGGTGCCTGGGAGGAAAGAGTGGATGGGGGTGGAAGAGGCTGCCGGAGGATTATGACAGGGAAGGTGAGGACACCAACTCTAGGAGAGACCAGATGACAGAGGAAAGCGGGAGGTTTATTAGACCCAGGACTGGACTAGCACCAGCACCACCCTGGGTCCTGTGCCACCTCTGCATCTGGGATTCACGTCTCCCTGTGGCTTTGTCCTGACTCACCCCGACCCTGCCCAGCTATCCCCGGACTCTGCGGACCCTGCGGCCCGGCCTCTCGGAGCCGCCGCTGCCTCCACTCCAGAAGAAGAGGCGCCGAGGCCTGTTTCACTTTCGCCGGCCCCGGAGCTTCAAGGGGGACCGGGGGCCAGGGTCCCCCACCACcgggctcctcctccctccaccccctcccccaccccccactcaggAGAGCCCCCCAAGCCCAGACCCTCCCAGCCTCGGCAATAACTCCTCCCCCtgctggagcccagaggaggagagTGGCCTCCTCCCTGGATTTGGAGGGGGCCGGGGGCCTTCCTTCCGCAGGAAGATGGTAAGTGAAGAGGGTATGCTGCATCCTCCCCGTTTGCTGTCCCACACGTAGCCCACCCACTGACCCCAGCCCAGCAATTAGTGGGAGAATGCTAGGACTCGGGGTTCTGGGGAACCTTGGTCATCCCAATTTCCTGCCCCTTGAGAGTCTGGCTAAGCCTGGTGACCCAGAGCATGCTGGGAGTGCTGCAAGCAGAGGAGGGCGGACTCCTCAGAGGGCAGGGGTCTGGCAGGGCTTCCCTAGGCTGGCACCCCAGAGGGGCAGGGGCCCTCCCCTACTCCCTTGGAACCCCTTCTCCATTGGGAACTGCTTATAAACCTGAGACCTTGTTCCAGGGCACTGAGGGGACAGAGCCAGGGGAAGGGGTCCAGGCCCCTGGGACGGCACAGCAGCCAAGAGTCCACGGTGTTGCCCTTCCTGGGTTGGGAAGAGCCAAGGGTTGGAGCTTCGATGGGAAACGAGAGGTGAGGGGAGCCGGAGGTAAACCGAGGGTCCCGTGGGTCCCTGTCTaccaccctcccctccctgtgCACTGTCCCTGGCAGGCAGTGGAGAGAGAGTGGAACAGTGACAGTGGAAGGTATTAGCTGCAGTCCTGCCCATCCCACCCACTGGCCGTGGAATCCTGGACGGCTCACTTAACCTCCCGGAGCCTCTGCTTCCTTGTAAAATGGCTGGTTGTAAAAATACTGACCTCTTGAGCTGTGTTTCCAAATTGGGTGACTTTACCACCTTTAGGGCAACTTTTACCTTCTCCACCTAACACCTGTATTAATCTTTACacgttatttttatttaaatcaactCACCTTTTTAACTTAGTCTGGACCTAAGCATTATCATCTTTAAAATCGTGGGCTTATCGTAGTAGTCATGTTTTTTTCTACTACACATAAAATGAACatgtaactattaaaataatagcaTTTTCACACGTGTAAACCATTTCTTATGCCCCTAGGGTGGTGTGGGTGCTACTCTTTGGAAAAAAACGTCCAAGTTTCTAGGGACAAATGACAGGAGGTGCTGGGGCAGAAGCTCCTTGTTAACTGCAGTCCCCGTGTGGAGGGGACTTTTCTTAGGACCTGACTCAGCTGTCCTTTCAGGGCCCAGGCCCAGACCTGGAGGGCAGCGTCCAGGCTTGGCAGAAACGGCGCTCTTCGGATGACGCAGGTGAGAATGGTGGCCCTCACTGCCTGTTTTGGGCCCTTTCTCGGAGGCCCCTACTGACTTGCCTTTCCCTTCTCTCATACCCCCCTCCACCCCAGGGCCTGGAGCCTGGAAGCCCCCACCACCCCCTCAAAGCACCAAGCCGAGCTTCAGCGCCATGCGCAGAGCAGAGGCCACATGGCACATAGGTATGGAACGCCTCTTCTCGGGCCGCAGCACTGCAGGCCCAGGGTGTGTCCAAAGAAACAGAAGCTACGGCCCCGGCGCTGGGGAATTTACAGCCAAGGTGGGGCAGTAAGAAGTCAACACAGTGAAAATGTTTAGGGATATTTACAAAGCTACATCCAAAAGAGACAGACAACCCAACCGGAAGAGAGGGCCTACAGAACAAAAGTGGCTTTGCCAGGGTTAGCAGACAACAACGCTTTGTGGATGGTTCTGGGGAAGTCTCTAGGGCAAAGGCCACCTCTGGCCACCATCAGCAAAGTGGCAGCCTCCATAAAGAAGGCTTCTCTCTGCACCTCAGCTGGGAAAGAGGGAGGGCAGTACCAGCCCCGCCAGGCCCAGCTTGGACATCCCAGTGTCTTCCAAAAATAGCTTTCCAGGCCGTCCTCAGCTCAGTCAGAAAGGTGTCACAAGGAAGGAGCAAGAGTCCTGCCTTGGAGGTCAGACACCTGGGGGTTAGTCCTAGCTCAGCCACCACCAGCAGTGttgaccttaagcaagtcacttacCTCTGGCTCCGAGACTCTGGAGGAATAAAGGAGAGGGGATGATGGTATGATGCCTCCCTTCTTCTGGGTTCAGAGCACCTCTCACttagggagccactgaaggagagCTAGTCAACTCGGCCTCCACTCAAGTTGGTGGCCCTCCAACCACAATGACGTGGACAAATCTCTCTGTAGATGTGGACACTCCCTCAgtctcctccactcccaccccagggctAGGGCATAAAGGCATGGTgcagcaccaggctggcccaggctCAGCAGTGCctctgctcctgccccctcctccaagGCCGACCCAGCACCAGGGCATCTTTGCTGATGACCCCATCCCACACACAGACTAGTTAAAACCCCCAAAGCGGGGCTCCATCCTTCATTTTAGGAGACCACCGTAGTTGGATGCTCCACTGCGCATGGCCCTACCGCCAGCACCCTCCAAGTCTCTCTCACTCACACCTCACAGAAACACACACTGACAATACCTTCCAGGTGACAAAGCCTCAGGCTCAGGTTGCATAAAGCCACAGAGgcgggaggagggtggggagtggggggagtgAGGGCGCCTCTCCTCAAGGCTCTCACCATGTAAATCAGACTGGCAGACAGTCCTGGGAATGCCAGGCTGCAGCCTTGGCAGGCCCCAGGGCACTGCAGCCCTGGATGGGCAGCCATGCCTGGGGACCCAGCAGGGCCTGCTCTGCCCAGCAGGAACAGGCGCAGGCCCTGCTCTTCAAGAGGGTCAGCCAGGCCAGGACCCCCTCCAGAGGTGATGGGCTCAGGATGATCCTGGGGACCAGAGCTAAGAAAATGTGAGAGCAGAAGGGGACATCAAAGGCAGAGACATAGTAACAAATGGgcttggtggggggggggcggcgcAGTCCTGGCCCCCAGGGCCCCACAGGGACGGAGACAGGGAGGGCTCTGCAAAAATGCCTTTTCCTGcagtttctcctctcttcccatcCCCCAGCTGAGGAGAGCGCCCCCAACCACAGCTgccagagccccagcccagcctcccaagatggagaggaggagaaggagggggccCTATTCCCAGAGAGGACGGTTCCTGCTAGGAATGCCAAGGTGAGGGCCGGcaaggaaggtggggaaggcacTTTGATGAGCCAAAAGGGTGGACTAACTGACTGAgcatcttccttcttctcccagcTGCAGGACACCCCTGTAGCTCCACGGCCCCCCAAGCCGGTGGCAGTGCCCAGGGGCCGCCACCCCTCCCAGGAtccagggggcagggaggaggctgaggctgggggagCAGCCCCAGGAGTGAACAAGCCCCGGCTGCGGCTGGGCTCACAGCAGGACCAAGAGGAGCCGGAGGTCCAAGGTCTGCCACCTGGCTGGAAGGGGCTTGGGGCGCCTCTGGGGTCTTGCTGTCCACATTGGGTCCCCTTCCCAGGCAGGGAATGAGCTACAGACAATCAGGAGTCACAGCCTGGATGAACGCCAGCCTGTGAGCCCCACTCATGTGCCAGGCCTGCCCTGACTGTCATTCCAGGGCCCCTGGAACCGGGCCGCCGGACCGCCCCTCTGAAGCCCAAGAGGACACGGCGGGCACAGTCCTGCGACAAGCTGGAGCCTGATAGAAGACGGCCCCCTGACCCCACAGGTGCCAGCGGGGTGGGCGAGAGGTCGGTCCCATTCCCACCCATCTGTCTGACATGGCGCCGCTACACTGGGCAGCTGGCTCTCCCTGCCCAGGAAACAGGGCCCCCTGGATTTGTCCCCAGCAGGAACCAGTGAGCCAGGAACAGACTGACAGCGGCTGCAGCACCCACCCCAGCCCGCCTCTCAACATGTGCCTCACAAGGACTCAGACCCCCACCCACCCGACacccccaggcccctctgccaGCCCCAGTCCCACAGGGGCAGGATGGCAGGATGATGGTGGgggacaggaagggagggagcaacCTGGAGAGAGGGAGGCTCTGGGTGCCGTGCTGGCTCTGCAGAGAGCTTAGGGGTGGGGCCATCTCCTCCTCCGGAAGGGCAGatctgtccctctctccccagggGCTCTCTCCTCACTTgtatagaataaaaaacaaaatcaccacCTGCCTCAAGTCTCTGCTGTCTTCCCCattctctgccccctccccaccatctGCTCCCCTTCCACAAGCCCTCGCAGTTGGGAAAAGCGAGGAACGCCCcacaggggtggggctggggttctgtgaggagaagaggagaagactgGAGATGTGCTGgactggaggggaggggaccGACAAGTCTCCCAGCCAGGGTGGCTGTTATGTGCAAGGTCTGGGGTGAGCTGGCTGGAGAAGGACCAAAAGGGCAGAAACCAGTACCAGTGCATGTCCTGCCTCGGCGGGTACGGTGGGATTGATGTACCAGGAGGAGATTGGGGAGCAGTAtgctatgtgtgtatgtgtgagtgtgtgtgtgtttacacacaGACAAGCTCACTAATGCTGGAGTTAAATGCTGTTGGGTCATCCTGGGGGCACCACCAATAGTCATAAATCCCAACAGTAGCGTGGCCTGTAGGTGAGCAGAAGTGAGAGGGAGTCTATGGCATGAGAAGGTCAACAATTAACCGTTCGCATTGGCATACTAACAAATACTAGCTTGGCATTCAAGACTCGGCTCAAGAGCCTCCTCTGTAAAGCCGTTCCTGATGCCCTCCCCCAACTCATCTAAATGGAACCCTCCCTGTTTGTGGCCCACTGCATCCTGAACAGGTCCACAACTTTGCACCTGTCACACTTAATTGCACTTGTGTATTCGCTTATTATCTCTGTCTGCTGGTCTGTCTGTTCTAGTGACATGCACCTCCCCCAGGGGCAGGAGCTATATCTTAATCACCTGTGTAGCCCCCgccctggcacagtgcctggcacccaggagaTGCTTGGTAAATGGCTGCTACCTTAATATATGAGCAACTCAGGAGGTGGAGGGTGAAGATGTTCTGGTAAACCCTCTTGCGTACTCATCCCAGATCGCCACGTACCCACGTGGGGCTGCAGCTCCCCAGGCAATTGCTCACTTCCCCTGGTCTCACTAGGGAATGACTAATGTCTTGTTTCCTCAAATCTGTGCGTGGCCTGGCCCCTCCCACAAGAATGTGGCCATATGGGTTGAATCTCCAGGAGGGGGTGCATTCTGGGCACCAAGAAGAAGCCTCAGGAATCAGTCCTCAGCACATCTCCCCACCAGACATCCCCTGTCTTCGGGGGGCTGTGTGACCCGGATGTGAGACTGTGTGCCCTTAAGCAATTGGGTCCATTCCCTTGTGTCTCCCTGTTAAAAGGTGGCTGGGAAACTGGCCCTCATTCTCAAAGCTATGAGGTCCGGCATGGTACGTGATGGCTTTTAAGGAGCACGTGAAGATCTCCGCTCTGTTATATTCCGGTTGGTGtgagtgagtgtatgtgtgtgcgtgtgacaAGTATAGCCCagcgttcttttgcatgtgactgcaAATATCCTTAACAAGTGCGATGTGGAGAGTCTCGTGAGACAGGGTGTGTTTCCCTATGTGTATCCATAGGGCTGTCACTGTCGTGGTGTCACAGTGGGTTTATGTGCTGGCGCCTGTGTGTGTCAAGATATGTGCGAGCCTGTGAGTCGTGGGTGCATGTGTCCCCATCATTTCCcagtgtgaatgtgtgtgtgcgcacatacCACCGCAATGTGTGCATCTCTGTGATGCTGGGTGTGGGTGTGGCGTGAAGGAGAAGATGTGTGTCACTGTGTCTGTGGGGGTCCTGCCTCTGTGCCACCCCGAGTCCGCCCTCCTCCCCAAGTTCTGTGGCTCCCTCCCAGGCAGtggctctgcccctcccctcctctccctcccaaccaGTCTGTGCGGGGGGAGCTGGTGCTgcagcccccccacccctccccatccaGGCCCCATAAATAGCAGCAGAGTCGGAGCTGGAGCCGGAGTCGGAGCCAGCGCCAGTGGCTGGAGCAGCAAGGGAGTCAGGGCCAGGGCCAGAGAGCCGGAGAGAGGAGCCCCCGACTAGAGCCCAGGTGAGCCCAcccttcctccccagcccagccccagcctggcccagcctggcccagtCTCCATAACAACTCTCCCCCAGGCCCCAGAGAGGTCTCCAGTCCTGCCCGATCCCCTCGCCACCACACGCCCCTGCCCATCTCAGGGGATCTGAGAGAACTGGGAAACTCATGGCTGGACGGCAgagacccccccaccccagaccctcCCTCACATATCCAGAAAGGCACACTGGGTGATGGGGTGGGAGCAGCATCCAGCCAGAGAAGGGTCCCAGTTCCGAGCGAGGTACAGGAAATGTCACACCCTCCTGAAGACAGACACACAACTAGAGGACAGACACACGGGGAGGGGGCATTCAGACACACCCACGCACACTTGCTGGGGGAAGCACGACATGAGAGCAGACAGCCTCACCCTGAGATGTGGACAGACACAGATAGATGGACCAACCGACCATAAGCTCGGCCAGTGTACCCCTGCCTGCTGCTGCCCGAGGCTTGGcaccactgctgggggagggtgGCTTGCGTGCATCCCACAGGCAGCATGGAGGGGGCCGCGGCTCCCCAAAAATCCTGTCGCTAAGAGACAATGCAAGCGCTGCCAAGAAGTGTGAGAAcaggggaggtggagagggaaGCGAGAGTTGTCACCGTGGGAGCCCCTGCGGGcgggggggagtgggggggtgggggggaaccTGGAGGAGCTTTCAGCAGGGACAGGG
This is a stretch of genomic DNA from Equus caballus isolate H_3958 breed thoroughbred chromosome 1, TB-T2T, whole genome shotgun sequence. It encodes these proteins:
- the CARMIL3 gene encoding capping protein, Arp2/3 and myosin-I linker protein 3 isoform X7; the encoded protein is MGSSHSARKAGGTESGDTAPGTGDGLGKRHARGVARGSRREGWARARAGSHAALRRGAHAQSGASPGGAGDPELRGGGRSARAAAPDRSGLAAAAALSAWALPAPGLACAAAPGGGGGSSAATAAAAAAMAKPSAELTRELQDSIRRCLSQGAVIQQHRVKLETKPKKFEDRVLALTSWRLHLFPLKVPAKVESSFNVLEIRAFNTLSQNQILVETERGMVSMRLPSAESVDQVTRHVNSALSKVCPGPGCLIRRGNADTPEGPRDTSPNSETSTSTTHSVCGGFSETYAALCDYNGLHCREEVQWVRWAGTQQDVDTIYHAEDNREFNLLDFSHLESRDLALMVAALAYNQWFTKLYCKDLRLGSEVLEQVLHTLSKSGSLEELVLDNTGLKTDFVQKLAGVFGENGSCVLHALTLSHNPIEDKGFLSLSQQLLCFPTGLTKLCLAKTAISPRGLQALGQTFGANPAFASSLRYLDLSKNPGLLATDEANALYSFLAQPNALVHLDLAGTDCAIDLLLGALLHGCCSHLTYLNLARNSCSHRKGREAPPAFKQFFSSAYTLSHVNLSATRLPLEALRALLQGLSLNSHLSDLHLDVSSCELRSAGAQALQEQLGAVTCVGSLDLSDNGFDSDLLTLVPALGKNKSLKHLFLGKNFNVKAKTLEEILHKLVQLIQEEDCSLQSLSVADSRLKLRTSILINALGSNTCLAKVDLSGNGMEDIGAKMLSKALQINSSLRTILWDRNNTSALGFLDIARALESNHTLRFMSFPVSDISQAYRSAPERTEDVWQKIQWCLVRNNHSQTCPQEQAFRLQQGLVTSSAEQMLQRLCGRVQEEVRALRLCPLEPVQDELLYARDLIKDAKNSRALFPSLYELGHVLANDGPVRQRLESVASEVSKAVDKELQVILESMVSLTQELCPVAMRVAEGHNKMLSNVAERVTVPRNFIRGALLEQAGQDIQNKLDEVKLSVVTYLTNSIVDEILQELYHSHKSLARHLAQLRTLSDPPGGPGQGQDLSSRGRGRNHDHEETTDDELGTNIDTMAIKKQKRCRKIRPVSAFISGSPQDMESQLGSLGTPPGWFSGLGSSQPTASGSWEGLSELPTHGYKLRHQTQGRPRPPRTTPPGPGRPNQVPVPGTRQENGMATRLDEGLEDFFSRRVMDESSSYPRTLRTLRPGLSEPPLPPLQKKRRRGLFHFRRPRSFKGDRGPGSPTTGLLLPPPPPPPPTQESPPSPDPPSLGNNSSPCWSPEEESGLLPGFGGGRGPSFRRKMGTEGTEPGEGVQAPGTAQQPRVHGVALPGLGRAKGWSFDGKREGPGPDLEGSVQAWQKRRSSDDAGPGAWKPPPPPQSTKPSFSAMRRAEATWHIAEESAPNHSCQSPSPASQDGEEEKEGALFPERTVPARNAKLQDTPVAPRPPKPVAVPRGRHPSQDPGGREEAEAGGAAPGVNKPRLRLGSQQDQEEPEVQGPLEPGRRTAPLKPKRTRRAQSCDKLEPDRRRPPDPTAGTSEPGTD